CACTTTCCCTTCTCTGCCGTGACTTAATTTGGGAAACGAGAGAATGGGCAAGTTCTACAGCTTGCCAAAGTAATACTTCATCTTCTTCTAGGCGAATAGTTGCCTTCACATTGGTGTTACTTACCTCCTTATTCTCTAACTTTTCGAGAATTGGTGACAGCAGTACACGGGCGTAGCTACCGTAGGCAACCCCGGAAATGGAGGCAGGGGAGCAGGGAGCAGGGAGCAGGGGGAAAAATTCTTCTCCTCTGCCCCCCGCTCCCTGCTCCTCTGCCTCTTTGAGCAGTCCCATTGCCTTTAACTTAGCAACGGTATAGCTATTTGTGCCGCCTGCTAACTGCACATATCCCGGTAATTTTGCTGCCAAAACTTTTTGCCCTAATTTCACTGCGGCTATTGTAGTACCATCGCCAATATCACCGCTCATGGAACGACCGTCGGTTTGCCAAATTAAAGCACTTTTGAGTGGGGCAATCAGGTCATACACTGTACTTAGGTAGTCAGTCATCCCCTCGCCATCGGGACAGCTGATAGCTAGTACCTTTAATCGATCAGCCCACGGTGAAATTGCTTGCCACAATCGCTGAAATTCTGCCAACCGCCCTACTTTTGTATGGATTTCTACGGCATCTACTCCTGTTGACATTATTAATGGCGCGATCGCTCCTGGGGTTGTCACATACGAAGCTGTATAAATTATACTGTATGGACAAATTGGGATGCAACGACCGCAGCCATAACACTTTTCAGAAACTACTCCCGAAAAGTCTTCTTTGATACTGTCAAACACGATCGCTTGTGCTGGACAAATCCGTTCACAGGGTCTAGGGCAATCTTTAGGACATTCAGTAGGATTAAAT
This Nostoc sp. KVJ3 DNA region includes the following protein-coding sequences:
- the ldpA gene encoding circadian clock protein LdpA, with amino-acid sequence MTDLFVPLQSLKQGNWFKLICGASFQHLPAVRNLTLAYTLAGADCIDVAADPAVITAAQSGLQAAKTLAKDAQKRGFDYKGNLPFLMVSLNDGEDPHFRKAEFNPTECPKDCPRPCERICPAQAIVFDSIKEDFSGVVSEKCYGCGRCIPICPYSIIYTASYVTTPGAIAPLIMSTGVDAVEIHTKVGRLAEFQRLWQAISPWADRLKVLAISCPDGEGMTDYLSTVYDLIAPLKSALIWQTDGRSMSGDIGDGTTIAAVKLGQKVLAAKLPGYVQLAGGTNSYTVAKLKAMGLLKEAEEQGAGGRGEEFFPLLPAPCSPASISGVAYGSYARVLLSPILEKLENKEVSNTNVKATIRLEEDEVLLWQAVELAHSLVSQIKSRQRRESEH